Within Chloroflexota bacterium, the genomic segment CCTGAAGCACATGGTCAGCGACGCGCCCGACGCCCCACTCCCGATCCCGCTCCACCCGGCAGCCGAGCGCTTCTGGCGACAGCAGGGGTACCTGTAGGTGCGCAGGGACGCGGACCGTCGTCGATCCCAACGCCGACGACAGACTGTCCCCCGACGCGGCACGCACGGCTCGCTTGCCGAGACCGCCGGTCAGTCTCCTGACGGGCTGTCGTCGCCCGGCTCCGGAGCCTGGAGAAACTCCAGGTAGGCGACAACGTCGGATGCCTGGTCCGCGGTCAATCCGAGGGTGGGCATCGCCGTCCCCGGCTTCACCGACTGTGGATCCGCGATCCAGCGCGCCAGGTTCTCGGGCGTGTTGGCCAGGACGTCCGCAATCATTGGCCGCGATGCGACCTCACGCAGATCCGGGCCGATGAGCGGCTGCGAGCTGCCATCGATCGTGTGGCACACCGAGCAGTAATTGGCGAAGAGCACCCGCCCGCTCCCGGCGGAGTCCGCGCCTCCCTCAAGCTCCATGGGGGTGGCCCCGAAGGCGACTGTCGGCCACGGTTGGTACAGGACCGCGGAGCCCGCCGCGAGCAGTGACAGGGCAACGATGAGCGTTCCGGCTCGTGCCTCCTTCTGGAAATGCCTCATTTCGCCAACGGGTCAGGGCGCAGCTGGAAGTGCACCACTTTGCTTGTTGTCCCCGCACCGGTCTCCAGATGGAATGGAGTTCGGCTCCCGACGGTAGCCCAGAGCCCGCGGCCCTTCCACCCCGCGTTTGGATCATCGATCCGCCCGTCGAGCCCTTTGGTGTAGAAGCCCATGGGATACGGCACCCGCAGGGTCACCCATTGGCCGTCGTGAAACGCGAGCAGGCCATCGGCGGCGTTCGCGGTGCTGACCGGAACGTTGTCCCCAAGTCCGAAGGTGTTGAATTGATCGACCCACACGTAATAGGCGCCGTCGACGCTGCCCTCGTCCTCTAGGCCCTCGAACTGGGGGAGCGGGTCCTTGTAGAAGGTCCAGCCTTCGGGGCACTGCTGCCCTGTGGCGGTCGGCCCATTGAGCGGGCCTTGACACTTTCGCCTGTCGAAACTCGCGAGGTGGCCACTGGCCAGCGGGACCCAAACCACGCCATTTCGGTCCACGTCCATGCCTCTCGGGCCATATCCATGCGCGGGTTCGCCATTGTCGTCGACTGGAAGCTGGTAGATCTCCGTCAGCGTTGTCTCCGGCGGATTGGGCCCCGGCGTGATTCGCAGGATAGCCCCGGGATATGTGAAGTTGGAGCCCCATACGGAGCCGTCTGGCGCTGGGGACGCCCCATACAGTCCAGCGACGATCCGTTTGTCCATCGTTGGGTCAAGAGAGTCACCAGGCTCGACATATTCTCCCCGCTGGCCATCTCCGTTCGTGTCGAGAATCATCGGCGTCCACCCCTGGGACGCCTGTTCGTCCCCTGTCTCGTCGAACATTTTGGTGTTGAACCATCCCACGACGTCCGAGGAGCCGACGCCCGTGCTCATCCAGAGCGTGTTGTCCGCATCCTCCGCAAACATCAGGTGGTGGGTGGTGAAGCAGGTATCGATAAACGTGAGCTCGCCGGTCTTCGGATCATATCGGCCGAGCTGACGATTGGCCTGTTCCATGGGGAATTGTTGAGCAGATGGAACACTCGATCCCTCACGGCACCAATCCGGGTCCGCGGGAGGCCGGATGGACATCGTAAGCCACAAACGTCCCTGCGCATCGAGCATGGGGTTGTGGGCGTTCGCACGGCTCGTCCAGAGAACCTCGTCGCCGTAATACGGTGACGGTTGGGGCATGCTTTGTGGCGCCGCCGGCTCCGTACCGGGATCACGAACGGTCAGCGGGATCCGGCTCGCAACGTTTCGCACGGGGTCGAGTACCGGTACGTAGTCGGAGCTGAGCTCAGTCGTTCCGTAGATTGGACCGTACGCGTTCACGGTGGGATGGCGTCGGTCGGTGGATACTTCATCGTGCAGATAGGTCTTGTAGTCCGCCCAGTCCCACTCCGTAACCACGACGTTCCGCTCGATCCCTTG encodes:
- a CDS encoding cytochrome c, which translates into the protein MRHFQKEARAGTLIVALSLLAAGSAVLYQPWPTVAFGATPMELEGGADSAGSGRVLFANYCSVCHTIDGSSQPLIGPDLREVASRPMIADVLANTPENLARWIADPQSVKPGTAMPTLGLTADQASDVVAYLEFLQAPEPGDDSPSGD
- a CDS encoding carboxypeptidase-like regulatory domain-containing protein; this encodes MGTRKRSYIGASFGAAFVLAAVLVGASAAQPTPPAVSIGPGEIGGTVVSPKGPEAGVWVIAETSDLPTKFAKIVVTDDQGRYLLPDLPSATYSVWVRGYGLVDSPKVSASPGQNLDLTAVVAPDPLSAAQYYPAGYWYSLLHIPDKSEFPGTGPDGNGISPQVTSQKEWIRDMTSGSCLGCHTMGDRATRELSEGLGHFDSSAAAWQRRVQSGQAAGNMVSSLSRLGLQRALGELADWTDRVAAGALPPAPPRPQGIERNVVVTEWDWADYKTYLHDEVSTDRRHPTVNAYGPIYGTTELSSDYVPVLDPVRNVASRIPLTVRDPGTEPAAPQSMPQPSPYYGDEVLWTSRANAHNPMLDAQGRLWLTMSIRPPADPDWCREGSSVPSAQQFPMEQANRQLGRYDPKTGELTFIDTCFTTHHLMFAEDADNTLWMSTGVGSSDVVGWFNTKMFDETGDEQASQGWTPMILDTNGDGQRGEYVEPGDSLDPTMDKRIVAGLYGASPAPDGSVWGSNFTYPGAILRITPGPNPPETTLTEIYQLPVDDNGEPAHGYGPRGMDVDRNGVVWVPLASGHLASFDRRKCQGPLNGPTATGQQCPEGWTFYKDPLPQFEGLEDEGSVDGAYYVWVDQFNTFGLGDNVPVSTANAADGLLAFHDGQWVTLRVPYPMGFYTKGLDGRIDDPNAGWKGRGLWATVGSRTPFHLETGAGTTSKVVHFQLRPDPLAK